TACCGCGTGTTCGCCGTCGAACGCGACCCCGCCTATTTCCGCGTCCTTCGCCGCCGCGCCGGACGGCACCCGAAGTTCGCCTTCGTCCGCGCGGATGCCGTGCGTCTCCCTTTCCCCGACGCGTCCTTCGACGCCGTCGTCGCCGAATCCGTCCTCCTCTTCCTTTCCCCCAAAGCCCTTCGGGAGCTCCGCCGCGTCCTTCGTCCCGGAGGAACCCTCTTCGCTCTCGAACTCGCCTCCCGCACGCCTTTCCCGCGCGCCCTTCGCCGGGAGTGGCGCGCTTTTTACGGCGTGAGCGGCGTCCCAACCCTGGGCGCTTGGCGGCGGCGCCTCCTCCGGGCCGGCTTTTCTCCCTCTTTCGTCGCCGTTCCCCTTGAACGCCTCCTCGGGCTTCGGCAACCCCCGCCTCCGCCTCCCCGCAGCCTGCGCGAGGCGCACCTTTTCTCGGAACACAACCGACTTTTCCTCCCGCACCTCTCCGATCTCTACCTCCTGCGCATCGTCGCCACGGCGAAATAAACGCACGTGCGCCCGGGCGGTGAACCGCCGGGCGCACACATGTACGGGCCCTTCCGGCAAAGGCCTCGAATCTCCGTAGGAAGAAACTCGAATTTGTCTTTCTCTCAAGACGACAACGGGGGCGGCCGCGTCCCCCTTCGCGTTTCCCCTTCTCTTCACGTTGAGGCGACGAAAGGCGGCCGGATTTACCCGAGGACGTAGACGCGCGCCTCGTAAGGCTCGAGGGTGAGGGGGCCGCGCCGCAGGCGCGCCGCGCTCCCAAGGCACCGCTCCGCGGCGTAGGCTTCGCAGGACCCCTCTGCGCCGCAAACTCCCGGGAAGTTCGCCGCGCGTCCGGAGGGAACACGCGCGCCCCAGAGGACGCCGTACTCAAAAACTCCCGAGGGAGAAACGGCCCCCTCAGTCGGTTGGGAACAAAAGACGGGTTCGGGATCTACGGCCACAAGCCACTCCGGGACAGTCACCGCGGCGGAATCAGGGCTCAGATTCGCGAGGACGAGGAGCGTTCCTGGACGTCCGACGGGAGAATCACGGGAAATCTCCCGTGCGCCCCCGCTTCCCGGTTCCGCAAAGGGGTGTGCTTCTGCTCCGCGTGCGGCAAAGTGCTCCGCCGGCACGGCAGGACGCAAGTAGGCGATGACTTCGGGGGGAACATCGCCCCCCACGTCCTCCAGCGGGACGAAGGGGCCATGCGCGGCGGCCGGAAAGGCGCGGCGCAAACCAATGAGCGCCCGCGTGGCGGCGAGGAGAGAGCCGGGGTCGGCGAGTTGGCGCGCGACGTGGAGTTCGCCCGCACGCGGGTGGGGCGAAATCCACGGGTTCCCCCGCGTAAATCCCCCCGCCGGGTCATCCGTCCAGGGAATGGGAACCCGGGCGTTGTCCCGACTGCGCCGCCCGAGAAGCGCCAAAATGTCTTCCTCCGCCATCCCCGCCTCGCGGAACAGACGCGCCGCGTTTCGCGACTCGACGTCGCGGTACTCGGCGAGGGAGGAAAACCCCGCGTTGGGAAGCCCGAGCTCCTCCCCTTGGTAGAGAAACGGGGTGCCGTAGGCGGTAAGGAGGAGGGCGTTCAGGGCGACGGCTCCTACCGCGCGGTACGCGCCGTCACGGACGTAGCGCGACGCGGGGCGGGGCTGGTCGTGGTTCCCGAGGTAGACCGCCCACCACCCGCGACCCGACAGGCCCTTCTGCCAGCGCGTCCAAATCTTCTTAAACCTGCCTACGTCGAACGGGAGCGGTCGCCACTTGTTTCCCCCCTCCCCGTCGAAGGTGACGTGATCAAAAGCAATCACCATATCCAGGATGGGAGCCTCGAGACGCGTCCAGCGCAACGCTTCTTCTAATGTGACGCCCGGCGTCTCGCCGATCACCACCGCCTCGGGGTTTTGCGCCTTCACCACGCGGTAGAGTTCGCCGACGTAGCGCTCGACCTTCTCGCGGTCGAGGAGGTCGAGGTCGTAGGCGTACGCCGAACCGGGCTCCGGTCGACCGTTGGGAAGTCCCCGAGGTTTCCCGATGAAGTTGATCACGTCGAGACGAAAGCCCCCGGCGCCGCGGACGAGCCACGTACGGGCGATGTCCGTGAGCGCCCGGCGTACCGGCGGGTGGTCCCAGTTCAGGTCGGGTTGCTTGCGGTCGAAGAGGTGCAGGTAGTACGCCTGCGCCTGCTCGTCCCAGGTCCAGGCCGATCCGCCGAAAAAGGATCCCCAGTTGTTGGGCGGGCGACGTTCCCCGTCTTCGTCACGGATCCCCGGATGGAAGTAATAGAAGTCGCGAAACGGACTTTGGGGGTCCAAACGTGCCGCCTGAAACCACGGATGTTCGTCCGAAGTGTGGTTGAACACGAGGTCGAGGATGAGCCGCATCCCGCGCTTCCGTAGTGCATCCCGCAGGGCATACAGATCCTCCAACGTGCCGAACGCGGGGTGGACGGAGAGGTAGTCCGCCACGTCGTAGCCGTTGTCCGCCCACGGGGAAGGGTAGATGGGCGTAAGCCACACCGCATCGACGCCGAGGTGGGCGAGGTAGTCGACCTTTGCGAGAATCCCCCGCAGGTCGCCCACGCCGTCCCCATCGGCGTCGTAGAAGCTCATGGGGTAGATTTCGTACACCACGGCCGAATGCCACCAAGACGAGCGTGCTCCGAGGGACATCCTCAACCCCCCAAAGGAAGCGTACGCCACAAAAAAACCTCCCCGTCCCGCGTGCGAGGAGGCAACGACGTCCGACAAGGCCCCAAAGGGCCGGTGTGGCAAAATACCCGTACGACGTGAAAAAAGGGGGGTATCCCCGCCTCGAGATCTCGATAGCTGGTGCGGGTGACAGGAGTCGAACCTGCACGGGGTCTCCCCCACTGGATCCTGAATCCAGCGCGTCTGCCATTCCGCCACACCCGCAGAAAAGCCCGCGCACGGACTATCTTACTCCGGGCAAGTAAAAAAAGCAAGGGGGGTTGGGAATACCGCAATCACCACCCGTACCAGGTTCAGCCGGGCGGGATGTGCGCATCCGTGCGTCTGGGATGGGGACGTGCGGACACCCCCAACATAGAGAG
This is a stretch of genomic DNA from Brockia lithotrophica. It encodes these proteins:
- a CDS encoding class I SAM-dependent methyltransferase, whose amino-acid sequence is MPPDSQRRTPYMELLARLGAPDAHPGGAPASRAFVSLVRRFVPLGARILEVGAGAGKTAARLARLGYRVFAVERDPAYFRVLRRRAGRHPKFAFVRADAVRLPFPDASFDAVVAESVLLFLSPKALRELRRVLRPGGTLFALELASRTPFPRALRREWRAFYGVSGVPTLGAWRRRLLRAGFSPSFVAVPLERLLGLRQPPPPPPRSLREAHLFSEHNRLFLPHLSDLYLLRIVATAK
- a CDS encoding alpha-glucosidase → MSLGARSSWWHSAVVYEIYPMSFYDADGDGVGDLRGILAKVDYLAHLGVDAVWLTPIYPSPWADNGYDVADYLSVHPAFGTLEDLYALRDALRKRGMRLILDLVFNHTSDEHPWFQAARLDPQSPFRDFYYFHPGIRDEDGERRPPNNWGSFFGGSAWTWDEQAQAYYLHLFDRKQPDLNWDHPPVRRALTDIARTWLVRGAGGFRLDVINFIGKPRGLPNGRPEPGSAYAYDLDLLDREKVERYVGELYRVVKAQNPEAVVIGETPGVTLEEALRWTRLEAPILDMVIAFDHVTFDGEGGNKWRPLPFDVGRFKKIWTRWQKGLSGRGWWAVYLGNHDQPRPASRYVRDGAYRAVGAVALNALLLTAYGTPFLYQGEELGLPNAGFSSLAEYRDVESRNAARLFREAGMAEEDILALLGRRSRDNARVPIPWTDDPAGGFTRGNPWISPHPRAGELHVARQLADPGSLLAATRALIGLRRAFPAAAHGPFVPLEDVGGDVPPEVIAYLRPAVPAEHFAARGAEAHPFAEPGSGGAREISRDSPVGRPGTLLVLANLSPDSAAVTVPEWLVAVDPEPVFCSQPTEGAVSPSGVFEYGVLWGARVPSGRAANFPGVCGAEGSCEAYAAERCLGSAARLRRGPLTLEPYEARVYVLG